In Arachis hypogaea cultivar Tifrunner chromosome 7, arahy.Tifrunner.gnm2.J5K5, whole genome shotgun sequence, the genomic window TCACATCGACAATAATAGAGTAACAGAGGAATTAGTCTTTTTGTTAGTGCTGGTTTGTTTGTTCagccatgacaaaaaaaaataataacaataataaataaattaaatttacctGATAACTTTTGATAGTAGATTAATTTTTAAGGAGTGCTGCACTCCCTGGAGTGTACTAACTTTCGCCAGTTTTCATTACCTAAATCTGTATCAATTTAGCTCTGTACCGTATAATTGACCAAAATTGTATATATATTTGACAACAAACAAGGTTCAACttccttattttaattttcattaaagTTTTGTggctattttgtattttaaagatatattttaatagtataatataataataattttttaagcttttaatattttcaataactttaagtaaaatgtttttttatgttgctcttaaaatgtatttttagaatatatattaacaagattcaaaaaaataattgaggtatttgtattattttttgctttttgttcTCCCATCACATTTTTTAGCCAAATGTTTCATCCACATATcttatgttaataaaaaatattagtttttcaATTATGGTTTACTTTCTCCATATTAGCATTCCCCGAATACTGATTTGGTCCataaaaaaagtataatattttttaataataattaaaaattagttattttaaatcataaattatgactattttttaaaatttaaaaagcatACTAAAGTTAATCTTCGAGTTTAAATTATGTTATATCACGGTAAATTgggcaattaaaaaaataaagtattcatATAAATCTAAACCATTTATACGaatgtaaaaaaatatatggTCAAAATTTATTCGTATAACAAGGAATGAAAGACTCCGTGTTCTTTGAAAAATGACATGCTATTATTAGaggtaataaataataaataaagtaacattcattaaaaatatgtacagtctatttaaaaattaataaaaaaacattaaCCTGATCATTAAACATAATAAAGTAAACTGTTAACAATAAGTGTTGAGCAGGATCATGAGGTGAATTCACCATTtgataataagaaaaattcaagaaACGCATTAAATTTGTTCCGTCCATATAAAATGAAATCTAAGGCTCTCGAGAAAAGAGCAACATATATATATCTACTGAAGCAACagacaaaaaaaagaagagaagtttGTATGCTGAAACAACTCGTGCTAGcatctaataataaataataaataagaaaagaatgAATATTGCTAtgctttcttctgcaaattgtttgtTTCAATCAACTCTTTAAGATCCTTAAGGATGGTAGGCTTTGATCGAACATCACGCTGATTTGTCAAAGTTGTAACAAAGTCTTTAGGGACAAAGCATAGTTCCTCAGAATAAAGCTTCTCTTGAACAAAGGGAGAAGTAACAAGAGCACATAGATCTTCACTTGGAGGAGCAACCTCATCTTCTTTCTGCAACCATTATTATTATAGCAAAATATGAGAAGCAGAAATGTTTGAACAAACTCaattaaaacttataaaaaaGCAAGAGTGTTGGATACACACAAGTGCTCAGTCCATTATTTCTAATCGCACTTCTCATGAAGTAAATtgctaaaattattatttttaattggtggACCACTTCTCTAATATATAGTTCAGAAAAGAATGTTAAAAACCCTCTTGCAATTAcccaaaataaataatagaaaagaggCAGTTACATGTTAAACAGTTAGATAagtagctcatttttattttttatttctctaaatttataattcttgttCCTAAAGTTTCTCTTGTTGTGTTGACCAAATCCTCCCATTCGAATAACTGTTTCCTTAAAATTCTgtttcactttctctctctttgtaTGTCTATCTCATATAACTATCCATATGAATGCAATAATAACATGTATTTATTCTTGAGGAGCAATGTCGAGTTCATGTAGAATTAATCTTCGGTAATTCtactttgtttaaaaaataaaacattttaaattcaaacagaaattatTATGGACAAGTGAGGGACAAGCAAAAGATTCTAAACCATTAATATCTAATGTGTAATTAATCATTGATTTCAAATAACTTTAAACATTAGAGGTGATAAAAGAAATTCATGAGTAAATAACATACAAATAATTTCTCCAAAAATAATATTTGGGATACTCACAATTAATCCAACCTTAAACAATGAAGAAAAGGAACGAACAAAAATTAAGGCAGCACTGTAGAAGAGTACATGAAGTTGCAACATTAAATCTAGAACTTAATTCTAAACAAAATATTTCTTCGGCCTAattcttaattataaaaattatctaaacaaaaaattcaaaagaaaaatatattaaaaaatatataaacgtTATTTTCATCCTCAGACCATCGTaatattacagtcatccaaaaaaaCACTACTATGGATGCacgtaacaaataataataataataataataataataataataataataatagaagcaGTTACCTGAATTGTGTTCATTAGTTGGAGCataccaacttgagtttgaagGTACTTCACGTATCTAGAAGCTGCATGGAGCATCTCAGCTGTGTTCATCTTTGGTCCACCAGGAACCAACTTTCCAAGCTCTTGTGTCTTCTCTGTGATCTTCCTTCTTCTCTCCCTTGCGGCTATGCTCTGTGCAGAAATAGTTCTCTCGCTGTCCTTCTTCTCACTCTCATTATTAATTCCCACACAAAAACCATTGCGTACAACTTCAGGAACCATGAAGTCTGATGAAGGTACTGCTACTGCTGCAGGTAATAGTAATTCTTCTGCTAATGCTGCTTCTTCTGATGGTAAGGAAGATGAATTCAGTATAAACCCATCAAATAGACTGGGCGATGCAAACTCCTTGAGTGGAGGAGGGAGTTGGAGTTCTTCATCCTCATGAAAGTACTTTTGGCGTTTGGGACATGAAAGAAGGGTGTTAACATTAGAATATTCAGTCTGAAATAGATCATTGGGTGAGATAAAGGAGTTATGAGAAGAAGTGCAATCAGGACCATGTTGATGAGAAGACAAAAATTCATTATTAAGGTCAAAATAAGGGTCAAAGAAAAAGTTGTTAGGAAACAAGCCTTCCTGGTTGTGTTGGTGGTAATAATGGTCAGGTGTAAGTTCTTCTGGTGTAGTTAGTTCATGAAAATTGGTGGTAAAATTTTCTGATATTAATGAATTTTGAAGTGCATCTCCATTCAAGTACGTACTCAGTGCCATTGAAAATAGTAATAGAAAAACAGAAGTTAAAACCTGAAATGATAGTAAAGTTGAATTAGTGTAATGGAATAGTAAAATAGAAAATCAGTGTAGCATTTAATTAACTACTCTCCTCTACTATGTACATGAGAATGTCAAGTTAATGATTAAGCTAAAGTTCAAATAAAATACATGCtactaagtgaaaataaaaatCTTTCTGTATAAAGAcagaaaatgacaaaaaaaatcttAGTTTGAAAGCTACAAAATCTTTTAACGTACCTTTTCTTGACTTGGAAAGCTACAGAATCtttggagagaaagagagaaaagagagtaaTAAGACTATGAAAGACTTATACGAGCAGTACAGTAGAGCTGTATGTAAAAATGATAGTTACATGTAAATACATAAACTGGCTCTTATGCTCCTTCCTAGTGTGCTACTTTGTGGGTTCAGATTTTCTAGGAGAAGTTACAAAGGCAGTtacatttctatttttttttattttatgattttttttcatcACTTACTATGCTATTAatcatttaaataattataacatATATTGTTTATGTATGTTATCTATTAATTTCTTTTGCCATCAAAATATTAAGTTTGATATCaaaattatttgttaaaaattaaaaataaattttatatgaattatttttataaattattatataccatCACTTAAATGAAAGAATAAATtaacaaacattattaataatGTATCACTAAATTATATTAAAGACCacgataataaaaaatactaataaaagttttaatatttaaaatatatctcttattatatatatctatataaaaaattatcttagcTAAACTAATTAcatgtttattataattatacttatttaacaaataaataaaaggtaGACTAATAGGCACCATAAATGCATGATaatacaataatattttattaatatttttttaaaattctgttccacttaattttttttgaaattttcaatatGTTTTCTAATAGTTAGGTGCCAAATATGTAATTTAACGATTTATCAtagtttcttttgcttgtttaggttgagtttaaacaatatataataatcaaaaaaattatttgtatgacttattattcataattaaattatcgtatattttgaaaatacatttaattcatattttaaaaataattgtactaaatataatataaaatatttacttCAAAAAATAGGTACTAATGtttcataattattattatttgtagtcAAACTTAAATATGCTACAAGAGTAATGGTAAAATTTGAAGATAAATTTTATTCAAGAAGAAGGTATTGTAATATTGCCGTGataggataaaataaattaaagatgtGTACTAAAGATAGAGTACAGTGAgtattttattatatatgattggatacttttaatttattttgtgatgaatgtataatataatatttatattaaattgtaAGTAATAAACAACAAGATTTTCATATAAggattaaaaaacaaattttgtcCGTCATTCATGTTAAAAAATTCATCACGTTCATAATAATAAGATAATGatgtataaataattttttcaaaatatacattgacacatGATTCTAATCACTAAATAATGAGCAAAGAACAAAATTCAACCACCactatattcaaataaaaatttttacccGCTAAAATATAAGAGTACACAgttaaactgaaaaaaaaaagaaaaatcaatttgTACATATCTGTAACGAAAATTGATCAATtcacttaattttatttttatgcataaaCATCACTTTTCAATATATAAATGTTTATAgttcacaatttttttatttatatagaactatgtttaaaataaaaataaaaacaaatacaaTAATTCTCCGAATCATTCAAATTTAAAGAAACTTAAAAAGAAAACTACCAAAAGAAAAACGTTGAGAATTGTTTTCATTAGTAAAGTATTCAAAAGATTTCAACTAATGTTAAGTTCAAATGTGTTAAAATACACTCTTTAAATCTTTGTAGTATACACTTTAATAACCATACACCCacataacacaaaaattttagaattaatatCCAAATTCACAAGAGACACCAACCATCCTATATTTTGGGGTTAGGGGGTTTAATAAAGCATAATTTCTTTTTGTACTATCATCCACTTTAAGGAATAACATCTTTGTGTTTATCTTCAATCTACCATGAACTAACTTTCTAACctcttaatattaaaaaaatattttgataggtaataattatgataatttttaagtaattttttattgaaacctTTTAAAGTTCTATTGACCATAAAGTATTTTATAttgttaatatataaaaaattaaaagtttaattattctgcaggtccctataatttcaccaaattttcaattaggttcctatatttttttcttttcaattgagtttttatacatttttttttcaatttagtcctggTTAATGTTAAGCGTcaaaaaaatgttagtgaattgtgaaattacttgtatacccctatggacctaattgaaaagaaaaaaaaagtataggacctaattgaaaattcgatgaaattataaatattcaatgaaagatattcctataatccaTATTTAATGATTCTACGACATGAAATATACTCCTATACTCCTTTTTATTTTGTCGCTatcattctttttcttatttatatacaaattgtaccaaaaataccttctttatattgtttttgactttcaaaataccttatcttaagaatatacaaaaaaataatgaataaaataaaataaaaataatagtaataaatatatataaaattcagtTTCCATCACTCAAGTATCGATTATGATCAACATAATGAAAGAATTTGCATATGGCATATAGTAATAAGAACCATTGATAGAGTAATTACTAAAGTTATttacaaaaatcaatttttttatagttCCTCAAACAAGAGAACCAATTTAACTGacaaaaacccaaaaacaagTATATTAAAAGCATGAATTTTTTCTATGTTCAAGCTAGAACAAGAAATACATATTTTGTCAAGTATTAATAAAAGACAAGACATATAAGGCAACAATCCAAAATTTTTTCTGCACATTCTTGGATTAAACCATGTCAAATAGTATCAACGGTCATCGACCAGCAATTTTCTGAGGTTCACTCCTCTTTCCATCAGAAAAAATCCCTTGCTTGCTCCAGCAAAAACTGATATTTCATCTcctttgaatatgatttttgccatTACAACTGATGCCAAGTGACACACAGGCCGTCGAGCACCAAAAGTGAGCAGGGAATACAATGCATCCTCACACCATCTTTGCCATCACGAAATATTTTCctagaaaatataataaattttaacataaaaaaacacactaagatttttaataaaaacacaaatcaaCAACAAATAATATCAAATGAATAGCACCAAACCTTAATTAAAAGCCAATTCTCAAAAGCAACAAGATAAGCATTAAGTTACTACCTCATTATAAAACACACACTGTTATAGTTCTCCTAATTTTGTAAGTGTAGTACAATGGCTCAGATAAGATAATTAGATTTAGTTACAAACTTGCAATAATTTCAGCTATCATACAAGAATCAGAGACATGAAGATGAATTATAGCGCAAGAACCAAGATTCAGTGCTATTTTCCTCTATATGAATTCTCCAAAATGCTCTTCTACTTTCTCTCATTTTTTGCTCTTTGAGAACTTGCTAATATGCATATATCGAAATTGAAACTATACTTCAGTTAATCACACAGCGTCATACtcgtttaaaatttagttttcaaaataaGGGACTCTTGCAAACAATCCCAACAAATTCAGgacaacaaaatttatttataatttatctttACCACTACTCAATACTCAGTCCTCACTAGTAATTAGTAAAAAAATCTCCCATTACTTGGGATTTTGGGTTGCCTCATATAAGAATTACTCATGGAAGATCCAAGTTCAAGATAATGGCGATAAACATGTATTTGAAAATCAGTCATTGTATTCTCAGTTTTATACACAGAATCGGTCATTATATTCTCAATAAACATGGAAGATCCACAGAATCAGtcattatattttcaattttatacacttttcatGTTGGTTGTTACTTAATAACAATGTATAGACTAAAATAAGAACCATTTCATTATATGATGatgaaaatataactaaaaataagGGATCTATCCACATAAGCATGAGTTCAGCAGTATATACCTCAACTTCAATGGCATTAAATTAGAATCCAGAATCCCCTTTAACTGCAACAACAAGTCGATCCGAACAAGCCACTGTAGCCGAAATGAAATAACCAAGGCCAACCCCCAAGTCCCTACATCCAACCTAGTCTTGGGCTCTGTCTGCAATGGAAGCCACAAAAGTAGGAACGACGAAGCGAAACCAGGCGCGAGGGACGGAGGGGCGGTGCGGTGAGAGAGGGACGGAGGCGTAGCGTGGCGAGGGAAGCATTGAAGCATGGAGGCACGTAGGCGAGACACAGCAAGGGAGAGAGGGACAGAGGTGCGGCGAAATACAAGGGATGAGCAGAATATAACGGACGAGGCACGACAGGGATGTCGAGATGAGGAGGCGCGCCGAGAGGATACCATGCGGCAGATCTGGAAAGAGCTCGAAGAAAATCTTAGGGCTAAGGATATGGGAGTGTGGGGTCAAGTGAGAAgagttttttttgaaatttttaaaatataaaagtgtCATGTTATCCTAAAATagagaatatttatttttttaagagaatATTCTGTAATTTTAGACCTTTTTGTCACGATaggaatttaattgaaaaaaaaaattaacatatagggacccaattgaaaagaaaaaaaatatagagatcttattgaaaatttcgtaaaactataaagaccaacaaaataattaaaccaaaattaaataaaaaaaattgtgtgttTGTGCGCGCGTATTTCCAAAAAAATGATTGTATCACATGATATAAACCGTAGACCATGCAGTCATGGACCAACCATTGTGACACCATTTTATGTTCACAAACACCAAAAACGATGGAATAAACTTAGTTTCAAAAGATTTAATTCTTTTTATAAAATCTCTtgacaagaaaaaaaatgatatgtTAATTCTCTAAATATAAATTCTGCTAAGTTCATTTTCTTAATCAGTTTTTTTTTATGTAActtctaaataattttaaaatattccaacaaaatattatatcaaatataaaagttatatgtaacttataaaaaatagatatatttttgtcaaatatagGATATTTTTTGAAGTTAAACCCCAAAGAGGTATCTGAGATTTACAAATTacatcaatttagtccctaacTTATCAATTGCACTGTTTATGTTTGCGACTTTGTTAAAATTGCACCACGGTCGTCCCTCTCTACATCTCCGACCAGATTAACTGCCGCTGACAGTGACATGGCACTGAGATGCCATGCTGGGTGCCACGCTGGAGTGTCAATTTTGGTGCTAAAAGGAAAGGTGGATGGAACGGCGTCATTTGAGACATGTTGAGAGTCAAAACCCAAATAACCCAACGTCTGTGATcactttctcttcctcttcttcttctgaaCACCAATACTATGCGCCATGAAATCTTGAGTCCTGGTGACTGTCTAGGATTTGAAGGTGAAAAACGTTCGGCTTCGTGGAATTCGCTGCCACTGTGATAGTTGTGTGCGATAATTGTTGGAGAAATCTGTGTACAGTCATTCACTAGCCCCTAACATTAGAAGGAGGCCAGGAACTCTAACAAGGAAAAGGAGAAAAGATGCTAATGAAGGTAATGGTGGTAACAAGAAAGCCAAACTAAGTGGAAATTTGAAAAGGCATATGAAGACATTCACGTGTAGGTATTGTGGAGTAAAAGGGCATACTAAGAGAGGGTGCGCAAAGAAGAGACTAGATGAAGTAGGTGCTGCTGTTGCAGCTGGAAAGGTTACTGCAGATAAAGCCAAATCCAATGCCACTACTTCTGCTTCTGGGGCTGGCCCTCAGCCTACTACCGCTGCTGCACCTGTTGATAATCCTCCTGCTGCTTCACCTGTTAATAATCCTCCTACTGTGGAGATTGAGCTATCACAACCAAACTATAAAGGATCACAGGTAATACACTTCTTTTTGTCACTACATAGCTCCATCCAAAATTTATGTGCATTGGACTCATCCAGGATCGAAATGTTTTTCTATTGTAGGACATAGTAGGAGCTGCTGCACCAGCACCATCAGGGACAAAGAAGTTACCCACCAAAAAGAGGAGCTCACCACCACCTTAATCCATTGGTGTAGATCCAATGCAAGGAGCCAGTGTAGCAACATCTTTAAGATTGgccaattttttgaattttgttcaaACTCTCGATTTCAAAGCACCAAGGAAAAAGAACAATTGATGTTTGATGCCATGCTACTTACCCCCTCAGggtgtttaaaataatatttctttgttttgttGATGACAGTTACTAGAGAGTTGCTTTATTTAGGACAATAGGCCAAACTTTTATATTGCCAGACTTGATTTCTTTTGTGTTGCACTTTTTATGTTCCTTTAATGTTTGCTACTCAATCATGTTTATCAGTTTTAGTAATTATGTATTATGCATTCTTCTATTATAAAGTTAgatgatttttaattatttttctttatggtAACTACTCTATCAAAACAGGGCACATTACTTAAGAAAAAAAGCAACTCTAACTTACTTTCATTCATCCATTAACATATTACATACAACATTATCAGAACTTTAAATTCATAACTAATACAACAACTACAGTGAAAAAGACCAGTATGCCTAAGAATTATATTATACATTTTTGGGTCCTCACTTCAACTTCCAATTTTTCAATCCTCCAGGCTAAATTGACTCTCACTTGTTCATTGTCATTTGCAGTTACATCCAGTCTTCCTATATGTTCCTCTTATTCTTCTACATCATCAGCCCAGAGAAAAAATCCACACCATGTTTTGCCCCTAGTCTGTGTATGAAGTATGATAAGGAGTAAAGAACAGAAAATCACTTAGCAATGTTTCTTAACAAAAACTCACATTGTAATTCTTAAAACCAAAGAAGGGCTTATTCGGGTTGGTATTTGTTCTGGACCACTGAAGCACGGGCCGGTAGCCAGACCCACAATGCTCTGGCACCCGCAACAGTCTACTTCGACTTCGAGTACTCGTCGTTGATCATGTAGAGCTTCCTTGACCCTGGCTCGCACATCCAATCATGATTTTCGTTTCAGTTCAAAGAGTAACAACAACGAAGCAGAAGAATAATGTTGCTGAgcaaagagaagaagatgaagagcgATAACGATGTCATGTAGAAAATTAGAGTTAAAAATAGATAGAGGGACCACAATGGGTCAAGCAGTTTCAATTGCTACCTCAGCTAGCCGTTATATACGCCATTGTGACATCTTAACGCAATGTCACTGTCAGCGGCAGTTAATCTGGCCAGAGATGTGGAGAGGGATGACCGTGGTGCAATTTTAACAAAGTCGGGGACGTAaaatgcaattggtaagtcaaGGACTACATCGATGCAATccgtgaatctcagggaccactttgGGGTTTAACTCAATCAAAATATCATTTCTTTTCTAGGAGCCAATTtgtcaaatataaatttttttggaccAAAATAATAATTAACCTAAAAATATATTTGTTCATATCATGATCCAAAAATATAACCAAGCCCAAAATGAATAGAAGTCCACCCAAAAGAGTTGACCTCTAGGCCTACCCGACCTTATATAAGTCGAGCTCGACGACAACAGCTCAGCTctacttatctaaataagtaactaaCTCCTAAGATATCTTCCACTTATCTAGAAGGGAGATCTCAACAACTTCCCTAGAAAAAGGAAACGGTTATCCACCATCAAAGGTGGAATTACTCTAAAAGGTGGTTatcaactctactataaatacagtGACACTCTTAGGTATACTCAAaacctaatctactaaaaacattTGATAACTTAGGTATCAGAGTTTCTTGTAAGTACCACTtgccacctcctcacgaggaactcggacggCGGTACTTCAGCACCCACAGAAGTTGGACGCTATCTCATAAGGaatctggacctcacgttcaggcccaaaAGCAACCCCTTTTCAAGTAACCGTTGAAAtattggtgccgttgctgggaaCTTGGATGTCTACACCCAATCATGGAAGACAATCAATTTGAAGACAATCACACAGCATTTGAGTCAGAACCGGAACCTCATAACGATGACTGAGCACTCATGATACATCCACAATATGATAGAACGAGTGGTCCTAATAAGGAGGGAACATTGAAAAATCCTCCACCTAGGAGAATCCATTCAGAAATACATCCACTAGAGAATAAAGAGCCCCCCGCATCCAAATCCACCAGAGAATAAAGAGCCCCCCGCATCCAACCGAGATCATGGGACTCGCCCGGGCACCATGGtcgattaaagcaacttgaacAGGATATTGAGTGACAAAGAGGGGCTAAAAGAGACTTGTGAAAGGAGGTATAGCGCTGAAGATAACTAAAAGAAAAGCTCTCAAAACTAGAGGCTAACCTTTGAAGTCAGTGCAACCGTACGGATCGGGAGGAAAGCCCTCTCGGAAGAGAAGATCCATTCATAGAAGAAATCATGTGAGCTAGGGTTCCTAGAAACTTTAAAAGCCCCAACATAGACCTCTATGATAGAACGACCAACCAGAGATACCACCTCGGCAATTTAAAGGTCAGATGTATTTGGCTGATGTGTCCAATGAAGCCCGTTGTGAAGCTTTCCTGACGATGTTAACCAAAGCGGtgatgaagtggtttgatagtTTACCACCTATATTAATAACTTGTTTTGACAACCTTGTAAGAAGGTTTCTCATCTACTTTTCGATTGAGAAAGATAAAGTCAAACATGCTCCTAGCCTTCTGGGGATCAAACAATAAATCGGAGAAACTCTCCGAGTTTATATGGAACGATTCAACAAAGCTTGTATTGAGATTCAAAATTTATCCACAGAACCAGTGATAATGGGTTTAGTTAATGACCTCAGAGAAAGGCCGTTTTTTCAATCAATATCCAAACGACATCCGACCTCTCTGTACGAAGTAAAAGAACGGGTGGAAAAGtgcatcaatatggaggagaattcCTGACTTAGAGAGCTAATTCCAAAGCAAAACCTTCCTTATCAAGCTCGGGATAAAGATAGAGAAGCAAAGAAAAATGATGAATATAACTTGGACAAGCTCAAAAGTTACCATAACTAAACCCGCTCTGAGTTTCTCTTGTCAACATCTACAGGGAAATTTGACACACTAAAAAACTTCCACCccctcatctcatcaagaacaagaAATTTGGAAGTTGGAtggaatactgtgagtatcacaAACTATATGTACATTCCACCAATGATTTCTACGACtcaaaaaatgtgatagaaataCTAGTCAGAGAAGGCCGGTTAGAAAGATATCTTGCTGAGAGATTGGACGATCCAGGAAAAAGGAAGAGGAGTGAGGAAGATATGGGTCAACGAGATTAGCCACCACAAATTCCTAATATGAACATCCACATGATAgtcggaggatttgcaggaggaggggtAACCAAGTCTTCTCGCAAAAGACATTTAAAAGAAGTCAAACAAGTCGGTGAAGAATGCAAAGTTCCCGATTTACCCACAAtctcattcaccaaagaagattcTCAAGAAGTAACCCCATGGCATGACGACCCTGCTATGATTAGAATGATACTTGCTAATGCAAATCTCCACAAAACTCTGGTAGATCAGGGGAGTTcggccgacatcttattcaagctTGCTTTTGACAAGCTCAGGCTATAAGAGAAAGAACTAAGAGCCTATCCCTAAAATCTTTTTGGGTTAGAAAGACACGCCCATCTGACCTTTTGGCTTCATCTCCTTGAAAACCTCTTT contains:
- the LOC112701584 gene encoding transcription factor bHLH53-like gives rise to the protein MALSTYLNGDALQNSLISENFTTNFHELTTPEELTPDHYYHQHNQEGLFPNNFFFDPYFDLNNEFLSSHQHGPDCTSSHNSFISPNDLFQTEYSNVNTLLSCPKRQKYFHEDEELQLPPPLKEFASPSLFDGFILNSSSLPSEEAALAEELLLPAAVAVPSSDFMVPEVVRNGFCVGINNESEKKDSERTISAQSIAARERRRKITEKTQELGKLVPGGPKMNTAEMLHAASRYVKYLQTQVGMLQLMNTIQKEDEVAPPSEDLCALVTSPFVQEKLYSEELCFVPKDFVTTLTNQRDVRSKPTILKDLKELIETNNLQKKA